From the Catharus ustulatus isolate bCatUst1 chromosome 15, bCatUst1.pri.v2, whole genome shotgun sequence genome, the window TTTGTCCAAATAGGCTCATTTTGCATCAGCACTGACAGTAGTTTTTGTGAACTCCAAGTCATTGTCATCAATCAAGATAGATGACACACCCCTTGATGATCCTTCCTTGAAGGTTCTTGTTGCTAACAACAGTGATACTCTAAAACTGCTAAAAATGAGCAGCTGTCCTCATGTTTCACCTGCTGGTGAGTACTGAATGTGTGTGAAAACTGAAGTCCTACAGCATCATAATTGACTTAGTCTTGAGTTTGGACAGTTGGAAGGTGGAGAAGGTGATTGTTAGTAAATGAGTTGGGTTGGTGAAGGTGGGGGCGCTACTCATGTGACTGCATCTTCTGGAAtcctggtgattttttttcattctctccagctgctttgcTACCTCTGCTGATAGGCCTTGAGGAGGAAAAGCCTCCAAAATTAGTGCAAGCCTTCCACACATGTTCAAAGGATATGATGTTCACTGCTTTAGTATGTGAGGGTAACCAAATGGGAGCTCCTTAATGTGTGCAGATTGGTAAACTTAAATAATCAGTGTTCTGTGGAAACATCACAGAATCCCTGATCCATGAATCAGCTGCTACTTGGTGGGATAAAGGAGGTCGTAACAGTTGTCAATAATTGTTTTGCAAGGTACTGTGTGTACATATTTCAGAAACCTGTGGTTTAAGACTGTGAGTGTTTCCAGTTTCCAGAGTGCCCTCATGTGTCCAGATCTGAGACTAGGTAACTTCCTCATTGGTTGGTGAAGAACTCACTCCCTTCAAAATATGGCCTTGCTGAAAGTTCAGAGGGCTTCAGGGTCCCTTCtcacttgcttttcttttgaaatcttAGTGCTGGGGAAAGGGTGTCTGGATCTGGTCTATTCCTGTGTTCTTTTCTGGAGTCCACAAAAGGTGATTTAATCTGTCTACTTTATTTTCCAGCAGATTAGGAGGAGTTATTGTTATTTAAGTCTTAATTCACAGAAGGATGTAGGTGTTAAACTGGGTGGTGGTGATTTAAATAGTTGAAAGTTGAAGGAATGAGTATTAGGGAAGGGAATGGCAGCTGAATCTGGCCTGAATTCAgttttttcttcaaagctgAGGAAATTCTGCATAGGGAGGGACAAATGCAAATCCAAGATAAATGTGACTTGTCAGTGTTTTAGTCTTTTGAAGCGTTGATGGCTGAAACCCTGTAAAAGGTTGTGGATACCCAGAACTTGAGTATTTCATGGGCTTTGGATATAAGCATGAAAACTCAAACCAACTTTGCCGACAACAACTGTGCttgtatttgcttttcattttagaaagtaaatttttttgttcctcaGGCATTCTTTGTGTGGCTGATCAGTGTCATGGACTTAAGGAGCTGGCTTTGAACTACTACATATTAAGTGATGAACTGCTGCTGGCTCTTTCAAGTGAAAAACACGTTGATCTCGAGCACCTCCGCATTGACGTCGTGAGTGAAAATCCTGGACAAGTTCAATTTCACACcattaaaaagcaaagctggGATGCTCTTGTTAAACACTCCCCCAAAGTTAACATTGTGATGTATTTCTTCCTGTATGAAGATGAATTTGATGCTTTCTTCAGAGAGGAaacacctgtcacacacctgtacTTTGGTCGTGCAGTGAGCAAGGCAATGCTGGGCCGCATTGGCATGAACTGCCCCAGGCTGATCGAGCTGGTCGTGTGCGCCAATGGACTTCAACCTTTGGATGATGAACTCATCCAGATCGCTGAGCGCTGCAAGAACTTAACagccatggggctgggggagtgTGAAGTCACCTGCAGGGGTTTTATTGAATTTGTAAAGATGTGTGGGGGCAGGCTTACTCAGCTTTCCATAATGGAGGAGGTGCTGATTCCAGATAGTGATTACAGCTTAGATCGGCTTCACCTGGAAGTCTCCAAGCACCTTGGAAGAATGTGGTTTCCTGATATGATGCCAACGTGGTAAATTCTCTGTGTGGATAAAATGGTGGAATCGCTGTGTCGCTTtctatgcaaataaaaaattaaaaactaaatgtGAAAACTTTCTTCCAGATTtgagtttttcttctttgagaaAACCTCTATTAGACTAAAAGCAAAGCACCCTACAATATTAATTGTAtattgaaatagaaaatacatttagCTGTACTTTACAGTTCTGAAAGTATGTATGTAGTTTACAGGTGCTTCAAACTTCAGTGAATTTGGGCTTCTCTGAGCGTCAGTGTAAACATTCCATTTACTTTAAAgtgggtttgaggtttttttaatgtctttatttACTCTTTCTGATCAAAtcaaaagagaaacagagaaattattttcccttagGAAATCTATCAGTGGAAAGCTGGATAGAACTTTGAGTACAGTATTATTTGTCATGATGTTTTATATagctattttttaattattcatgtTTTAATTGTAAGAACTTGTATATTAAAATGCACTGTTCTGGGTTAATCAGATATAATCTATCTTAAATTCATGGCAGTATAATTGAATGTTAATAAGCTTATGCTTACAAAAAAAGTCCATTTTTAAATTGCACTTTAAGGAATTTCTCAGATTACAGAAACTAGAGAATACATTGTACAGTATGTTGTTTTTGTCTTATGCATTAAAAGGATTTTGttaaaattactgattttaaCTTTGGTTCTGGATTGCTTGAGTGAGTAATAAAGCACTTTGGAAACTGTCAGGACACTAAGGAATAGCTTTGGATTTGTGCTCATCTTTGTGATCAAAGACTGATGTCTGAATGCTGTTCCATGCTTTCATTGCTAAGAAGGATTTCATAAATATGGCTAGTAAGAGGGAAAGATCAAATGCAGTACAGTTGTCTTTGATCCATTTCTATTTGGAATCAAGGATTTAGAGCACTTAAGTTTGTCACTTAGAGGCCAAATGGACTGTACTATCACCTGTATCTTACAGAGCTTTGTACAAGCCTTGATTTCTAGAGAAAGGCTTGCTGAAGGTAATCCTCAAATACTTAATTCAGAACTTGTTGCTATTAATTGTTTTTTGAGAAAGGTtgtattaaatttattttcttaaaagagGAAGGGCATGCTGAGTTGATGTAAATTAGagtatgtatttttctgttagCAATTTGCACACTGTAAACTTAAATGCATTGCATATAAATTTTTGCTGTAATGATTTTGGTGCCACATTTGTTTTATCTTCCTATTGATAATGAGAAGTCTACAGGAATTTGCTGGTGGTGGTTGTCACTGCTGTGGCTGTCAACTGAGCCTCTCCACAGCCAGAGGGATgagggagagaatcagaaggcaaaagtgagaaaactcatgacTGGATATAAAGAGTTTACTGTTAGATCAAGAGCCACACAGGCAGGCCACCCCCAAAAAGGAAATCATTCACCACTTCCATCAACCAGGAAAGCAGGGTCCCATCACCCATAAACCTTcatcctccttcccctgcctttATATGCTGAGCCTGATGTACAGTATGGAGTGTCCCTTGGgtcagctgggctcagctgtccTGTCCATGTCACCTCCCAGACTCAGCACCCTcagcctcctgcctgctggggcagtaccaggagcagagcagggctgggctctgtgtaGGCACTGCTCAGCTACAGCAAAAACACCCCCATGTTTCCAATGCTGTTTCCAGTACAAATATACAGCTCCATTCTAGCTCCTGTGAAGCAAATGAACTACCCCAGCCAGAACCAGTGCATTCACAGCAGAGAGTGAGTTTCTTCTCTGCTTCCACGAAACAACAGCTGAAGCATTAAACTACCCTTTTCTTGGACACACTTGTTCCCAGCTGGAAGCCCAGGGATTCAAGGTAACACAGACCTGAGCCAGTAATGCTGTA encodes:
- the LOC117003453 gene encoding F-box/LRR-repeat protein 21-like, translating into MMKRAGQKVVAGTEAPGTSQTSKRQKTSLYGSVLEESDPCASMDWGSLPHHVILRVFQFLTLVDRARASSVCRRWNEVFHIPDLWRRFEFELSQPATSYLKSTHPDLIQQIIKRHADHLQYVSFKVDSSTESAEAACDILSQLVNCSIKTLGLISTAKPSFMNVSKAHFASALTVVFVNSKSLSSIKIDDTPLDDPSLKVLVANNSDTLKLLKMSSCPHVSPAGILCVADQCHGLKELALNYYILSDELLLALSSEKHVDLEHLRIDVVSENPGQVQFHTIKKQSWDALVKHSPKVNIVMYFFLYEDEFDAFFREETPVTHLYFGRAVSKAMLGRIGMNCPRLIELVVCANGLQPLDDELIQIAERCKNLTAMGLGECEVTCRGFIEFVKMCGGRLTQLSIMEEVLIPDSDYSLDRLHLEVSKHLGRMWFPDMMPTW